From Solea solea chromosome 20, fSolSol10.1, whole genome shotgun sequence, one genomic window encodes:
- the LOC131447264 gene encoding catenin beta-1-like isoform X1 translates to MLDRIGGSSIFGGAAAGVVRTLTGGSPRSVFLFSAKRKEEISLTRTTEEPLDSADLMELDMAMGDSKTAVSQWQQQSYLDSGIQSGVTTTAPSLSGKGNPDAEEDDPSLYDWEFNPPFTPETPDIEGYAMTRAQRVRAAMFPETLEEGIQIPPTQLDAAHPTAVQRLAEPSQMLKHAVVNLINYQDDAELATRAIPELTKLLNDEDQVVVNKAAVMVHQLSKKEASRHALMRSPQMVSAVVRAMQNTGDVETARCSAGTLHNLSHHREGLLAIFKSGGIPALVKMLGSPVDSVLFYAITTLHNLLLHQEGAKMAVRLAGGLQKMVALLSNTNVKFLAITTDCLQILAYGNQESKLIILASGGPQALVNIMRTFTYEKLLWTTSRVLKVLSVCSSNKPAIVEAGGMQALGLHLTDPSQRLVQNCLWTLRNLSDAATKQEGMEGLLGTLVQLLGSDDINVVTCAAGILSNLTCNNYSNKLMVCQVGGIEALVRTVLRAGDREDITEPAVCALRHLTSRHQDAEMAQNAVRLHYGLPVVVKLLHPPSHWPLIKATVGLIRNLALCPANHSALREQGAIPRLVQLLVRAHQDTQRRTSMGGNQQQFVEGVRMEEIVEGCTGALHILARDVHNRIVIRGLNTIPLFVQLLYSPVENIQRVAAGVLCELAQDKEAAEAIEAEGATAPLTELLHSRNEGVATYAAAVLFRMSEDKPQDYKKRLSVELTSSLFRTEPMAWNETGDLGLDMGAQGDPLAYRPDDGAYRTYPSAYGQDSLLDPMMEGADYHADTLPDLGHHTDPLPDLGHTQDLMDSNQLAWFDTDL, encoded by the exons ATGCTCGATCGCATAGGCGGAAGCAGCATCTTCGGCGGAGCAGCCGCGGGTGTGGTTCGGACTCTCACGGGTGGTTCACCTCGCAGCGTTTTCCTATTTTCAGccaagagaaaagaggaaatctCCCTGACAAGAACCACGGAGGAGCCACTCGACTCTG CTGATTTGATGGAGTTGGACATGGCAATGGGAGACAGTAAGACTGCTGTGAGCCAATGGCAGCAGCAGTCTTACCTTGATTCAGGCATCCAGTCTGGAGTCACCACCACTGCACCATCTCTGAGTGGTAAGGGTAATCCTGATGCCGAGGAGGATGATCCATCTCTGTACGATTGGGAGTTCAACCCGCCCTTCACTCCTGAGACCCCAG ACATCGAGGGTTATGCCATGACTCGGGCCCAGCGCGTCCGAGCTGCCATGTTCCCTGAGACCTTGGAGGAGGGCATCCAGATCCCACCCACCCAACTGGATGCTGCTCACCCAACCGCAGTGCAGCGCCTGGCAGAACCCTCTCAGATGCTGAAGCATGCCGTCGTTAACCTAATTAACTATCAAGATGATGCCGAGCTGGCCACTCGTGCAATCCCCGAGCTAACCAAACTGCTCAATGATGAAGATCAG GTGGTTGTGAATAAAGCAGCTGTAATGGTTCATCAGTTGTCAAAGAAGGAGGCATCGCGACACGCCCTGATGCGTTCACCACAAATGGTTTCTGCAGTTGTTCGTGCTATGCAGAACACTGGTGATGTGGAGACGGCTCGTTGCTCTGCTGGCACCTTGCATAACCTCTCTCATCATCGTGAGGGGCTTCTTGCGATCTTTAAGTCTGGAGGCATCCCTGCCTTGGTCAAGATGCTGGG CTCACCAGTGGACAGTGTGTTGTTCTATGCCATCACTACACTCCACAATTTGTTGTTGCATCAAGAAGGGGCCAAGATGGCGGTGCGTCTCGCAGGCGGACTGCAGAAGATGGTTGCCCTGCTCTCAAACACCAACGTCAAGTTCCTGGCAATCACTACCGACTGCCTGCAGATCCTTGCATATGGCAATCAGGAAAGCAAG ttgATCATTTTGGCCAGCGGTGGCCCCCAAGCCCTGGTCAACATCATGAGGACATTCACATATGAGAAGCTGCTGTGGACCACAAGTAGAGTGCTTAAGGTGCTCTCAGTTTGCTCAAGCAATAAGCCTGCCATCGTAGAGGCTG GTGGCATGCAGGCCCTGGGGCTTCACCTGACAGACCCCAGCCAGCGTCTGGTCCAGAACTGTCTCTGGACACTAAGGAATCTTTCAGATGCTGCCACTAAACAG GAGGGAATGGAGGGTCTCTTAGGAACCCTTGTCCAGCTGCTGGGCAGTGATGACATCAACGTAGTGACCTGTGCTGCTGGCATCCTCTCCAACCTGACCTGCAACAACTATAGTAACAAACTCATGGTCTGCCAG GTTGGAGGCATTGAGGCTCTGGTGCGAACAGTGCTCCGTGCTGGTGACAGGGAGGACATCACAGAGCCAGCGGTCTGTGCCCTGCGTCACCTGACTTCTCGCCACCAGGATGCTGAGATGGCCCAGAATGCTGTGCGTCTTCATTACGGCTTGCCTGTGGTGGTCAAACTCCTGCACCCTCCCTCCCACTGGCCACTAATCAAG GCCACAGTTGGTTTGATCAGGAACCTGGCTCTTTGCCCAGCCAACCACAGTGCTCTACGCGAGCAGGGAGCCATCCCCCGTCTGGTCCAACTGCTCGTCCGAGCTCACCAGGACACCCAGAGGCGCACCAGCATGGGAGGCAATCAGCAGCAGTTTGTG GAGGGTGTGCGTATGGAAGAAATAGTGGAGGGCTGCACAGGAGCTCTGCACATCCTGGCCCGGGATGTCCACAACAGAATTGTCATCAGAGGGCTCAACACCATTCCACTCTTTGTCCAG tTATTGTATTCTCCAGTGGAGAATATCCAGCGTGTGGCAGCAGGTGTGCTGTGCGAACTGGCACAGGACAAGGAAGCTGCTGAGGCAATCGAAGCCGAAGGAGCCACCGCACCTCTTACTGAGCTGCTGCACTCCCGCAATGAAGGAGTTG CAACCTATGCTGCAGCTGTGCTGTTCCGCATGTCTGAGGACAAGCCCCAGGACTACAAGAAACGTCTGTCAGTGGAGTTGACTAGCTCTTTGTTCAGAACTGAGCCCATGGCCTGGAATGAG actGGAGACCTGGGGCTGGATATGGGAGCTCAGGGGGACCCTTTGGCTTATAGGCCAGATG atggAGCCTACAGAACTTATCCATCAGCCTACGGCCAGGACTCACTGTTGGACCCAATGATGGAAGGTGCCGACTACCATGCCGACACTCTTCCCGACCTGGGCCACCACACCGACCCGCTGCCAGACCTCGGCCACACCCAGGACCTGATGGACAGCAACCAGCTGGCCTGGTTTGACACTGACCTGTAG
- the LOC131447264 gene encoding catenin beta-1-like isoform X2, which translates to MATQSDLMELDMAMGDSKTAVSQWQQQSYLDSGIQSGVTTTAPSLSGKGNPDAEEDDPSLYDWEFNPPFTPETPDIEGYAMTRAQRVRAAMFPETLEEGIQIPPTQLDAAHPTAVQRLAEPSQMLKHAVVNLINYQDDAELATRAIPELTKLLNDEDQVVVNKAAVMVHQLSKKEASRHALMRSPQMVSAVVRAMQNTGDVETARCSAGTLHNLSHHREGLLAIFKSGGIPALVKMLGSPVDSVLFYAITTLHNLLLHQEGAKMAVRLAGGLQKMVALLSNTNVKFLAITTDCLQILAYGNQESKLIILASGGPQALVNIMRTFTYEKLLWTTSRVLKVLSVCSSNKPAIVEAGGMQALGLHLTDPSQRLVQNCLWTLRNLSDAATKQEGMEGLLGTLVQLLGSDDINVVTCAAGILSNLTCNNYSNKLMVCQVGGIEALVRTVLRAGDREDITEPAVCALRHLTSRHQDAEMAQNAVRLHYGLPVVVKLLHPPSHWPLIKATVGLIRNLALCPANHSALREQGAIPRLVQLLVRAHQDTQRRTSMGGNQQQFVEGVRMEEIVEGCTGALHILARDVHNRIVIRGLNTIPLFVQLLYSPVENIQRVAAGVLCELAQDKEAAEAIEAEGATAPLTELLHSRNEGVATYAAAVLFRMSEDKPQDYKKRLSVELTSSLFRTEPMAWNETGDLGLDMGAQGDPLAYRPDDGAYRTYPSAYGQDSLLDPMMEGADYHADTLPDLGHHTDPLPDLGHTQDLMDSNQLAWFDTDL; encoded by the exons ATGGCTACCCAGT CTGATTTGATGGAGTTGGACATGGCAATGGGAGACAGTAAGACTGCTGTGAGCCAATGGCAGCAGCAGTCTTACCTTGATTCAGGCATCCAGTCTGGAGTCACCACCACTGCACCATCTCTGAGTGGTAAGGGTAATCCTGATGCCGAGGAGGATGATCCATCTCTGTACGATTGGGAGTTCAACCCGCCCTTCACTCCTGAGACCCCAG ACATCGAGGGTTATGCCATGACTCGGGCCCAGCGCGTCCGAGCTGCCATGTTCCCTGAGACCTTGGAGGAGGGCATCCAGATCCCACCCACCCAACTGGATGCTGCTCACCCAACCGCAGTGCAGCGCCTGGCAGAACCCTCTCAGATGCTGAAGCATGCCGTCGTTAACCTAATTAACTATCAAGATGATGCCGAGCTGGCCACTCGTGCAATCCCCGAGCTAACCAAACTGCTCAATGATGAAGATCAG GTGGTTGTGAATAAAGCAGCTGTAATGGTTCATCAGTTGTCAAAGAAGGAGGCATCGCGACACGCCCTGATGCGTTCACCACAAATGGTTTCTGCAGTTGTTCGTGCTATGCAGAACACTGGTGATGTGGAGACGGCTCGTTGCTCTGCTGGCACCTTGCATAACCTCTCTCATCATCGTGAGGGGCTTCTTGCGATCTTTAAGTCTGGAGGCATCCCTGCCTTGGTCAAGATGCTGGG CTCACCAGTGGACAGTGTGTTGTTCTATGCCATCACTACACTCCACAATTTGTTGTTGCATCAAGAAGGGGCCAAGATGGCGGTGCGTCTCGCAGGCGGACTGCAGAAGATGGTTGCCCTGCTCTCAAACACCAACGTCAAGTTCCTGGCAATCACTACCGACTGCCTGCAGATCCTTGCATATGGCAATCAGGAAAGCAAG ttgATCATTTTGGCCAGCGGTGGCCCCCAAGCCCTGGTCAACATCATGAGGACATTCACATATGAGAAGCTGCTGTGGACCACAAGTAGAGTGCTTAAGGTGCTCTCAGTTTGCTCAAGCAATAAGCCTGCCATCGTAGAGGCTG GTGGCATGCAGGCCCTGGGGCTTCACCTGACAGACCCCAGCCAGCGTCTGGTCCAGAACTGTCTCTGGACACTAAGGAATCTTTCAGATGCTGCCACTAAACAG GAGGGAATGGAGGGTCTCTTAGGAACCCTTGTCCAGCTGCTGGGCAGTGATGACATCAACGTAGTGACCTGTGCTGCTGGCATCCTCTCCAACCTGACCTGCAACAACTATAGTAACAAACTCATGGTCTGCCAG GTTGGAGGCATTGAGGCTCTGGTGCGAACAGTGCTCCGTGCTGGTGACAGGGAGGACATCACAGAGCCAGCGGTCTGTGCCCTGCGTCACCTGACTTCTCGCCACCAGGATGCTGAGATGGCCCAGAATGCTGTGCGTCTTCATTACGGCTTGCCTGTGGTGGTCAAACTCCTGCACCCTCCCTCCCACTGGCCACTAATCAAG GCCACAGTTGGTTTGATCAGGAACCTGGCTCTTTGCCCAGCCAACCACAGTGCTCTACGCGAGCAGGGAGCCATCCCCCGTCTGGTCCAACTGCTCGTCCGAGCTCACCAGGACACCCAGAGGCGCACCAGCATGGGAGGCAATCAGCAGCAGTTTGTG GAGGGTGTGCGTATGGAAGAAATAGTGGAGGGCTGCACAGGAGCTCTGCACATCCTGGCCCGGGATGTCCACAACAGAATTGTCATCAGAGGGCTCAACACCATTCCACTCTTTGTCCAG tTATTGTATTCTCCAGTGGAGAATATCCAGCGTGTGGCAGCAGGTGTGCTGTGCGAACTGGCACAGGACAAGGAAGCTGCTGAGGCAATCGAAGCCGAAGGAGCCACCGCACCTCTTACTGAGCTGCTGCACTCCCGCAATGAAGGAGTTG CAACCTATGCTGCAGCTGTGCTGTTCCGCATGTCTGAGGACAAGCCCCAGGACTACAAGAAACGTCTGTCAGTGGAGTTGACTAGCTCTTTGTTCAGAACTGAGCCCATGGCCTGGAATGAG actGGAGACCTGGGGCTGGATATGGGAGCTCAGGGGGACCCTTTGGCTTATAGGCCAGATG atggAGCCTACAGAACTTATCCATCAGCCTACGGCCAGGACTCACTGTTGGACCCAATGATGGAAGGTGCCGACTACCATGCCGACACTCTTCCCGACCTGGGCCACCACACCGACCCGCTGCCAGACCTCGGCCACACCCAGGACCTGATGGACAGCAACCAGCTGGCCTGGTTTGACACTGACCTGTAG
- the LOC131447267 gene encoding uncharacterized protein LOC131447267, translated as MLNKMFEAQLHQDAFFWKNNTYVAKIAFLLQAAPDKMLTFTQLRYLITTLTGDNRITVRGNINVCLNIHPCFVKIPVDPSVVRSLVLKKYVWTLDTSQVTMKVLRRHFIGILHLFPELASKVETEERNGSSEADSAPRHPEPATCKAVQIRRDAKFSGPFSIESLLKRDSPCDRPSRPSPLSSVPVRVEQQPRLTHGQVRTKRRLSWDKEEAGSSPICSAAKTMKRMHVCTEPSYPIFTKPAPHFTYPHGIYIVYPGPAFT; from the exons ATGCTGAACAAGATGTTTGAAGCTCAGCTGCATCAGGATGCTTTCTTCTGGAAGAACAACACCTATGTGGCCAAGATTGCTTTTCTCCTCCAAGCTGCTCCAGACAAGATGCTCACCTTTACTCAG tTGAGGTACTTAATAACAACTCTCACCGGTGACAACAGAATCACAGTTAGGGGCAACATCAATGTCTGCCTAAATATTCACCCATGTTTTGTCAAG aTTCCAGTGGACCCAAGTGTAGTGCGCAGTCTAGTACTCAAAAAATACGTCTGGACACTGGACACCAGTCAGGTCACAATGAAGGTGCTGCGTCGTCACTTCATAGGAATCCTGCACCTCTTTCCTGAGTTGGCCTCCAAAGTGGAAACAGAAGAAAGGAATGGATCTTCAGAGGCCGACTCAGCTCCCCGCCATCCTGAACCTGCAACCTGCAAAGCCGTTCAGATCAGACGTGACGCCAAGTTCAGTGGTCCTTTCTCCATCGAATCCCTCCTGAAGAGAGACAGTCCCTGTGATCGGCCCTCCAGACCTTCTCCGCTCTCCAGTGTGCCGGTCAGAGTGGAGCAACAGCCTCGGCTCACACACGGACAGGTCCGAACAAAGAGGCGCCTCAGCTGGGACAAAGAGGAAGCTGGAAGTTCTCCCATCTGCTCAGCAGCTAAGACCATGAAGAGGATGCATGTGTGCACAGAACCTTCATATCCCATCTTCACAAAACCCGCTCCTCACTTTACTTACCCACATGGTATATACATCGTTTACCCTGGACCAGCATTTACATGA
- the si:rp71-45k5.2 gene encoding forkhead box protein H1, with protein MLNRTKKFGGQDAWLRNRNVTYLAKIAFVLQAAPDKMLTFIQLMDRITPVISEDKKLLGNNIRVCLSTHSCFVKIPVNTKALPSKRNYWKLDSGQITTKMVRRHFKGILQLFPELASKVETEERNGSSEAASAPRSPEPAACKAVQIRCEAKFSSPFSIESLLKRDSPCDRPSRPSPLSSVQVRVEQQPRLTHGQVGTKRPQLGQSWDREEAGSSPICSTGGSTYTPNGAAKTIKRVQMCAELSFPNYTRAAPYYTSPHSGYITYSHDPLCFRL; from the exons ATGCTGAACAGAACCAAGAAGTTTGGAGGTCAGGATGCTTGGCTCAGGAACAGGAACGTCACCTATTTGGCCAAGATTGCCTTTGTCCTCCAAGCTGCTCCAGACAAGATGCTCACCTTTATTCAG TTGATGGACAGAATAACACCTGTCATCAGTGAAGACAAAAAATTACTTGGGAACAACATCAGAGTCTGTTTATCGACTCACTCGTGTTTTGTCAAG attCCAGTCAACACAAAAGCATTGCCCAGTAAGAGAAACTACTGGAAACTGGACTCCGGTCAGATCACAACAAAGATGGTGCGTCGTCACTTCAAAGGAATCCTGCAGCTCTTTCCTGAGTTGGCCTCCAAAGTGGAAACAGAAGAAAGGAACGGATCTTCAGAGGCCGCCTCAGCTCCCCGCTCTCCTGAACCTGCGGCCTGCAAAGCCGTTCAGATCAGATGTGAGGCCAAGTTCAGCAGTCCTTTCTCCATCGAATCCCTCCTGAAGAGAGACAGTCCCTGTGATCGGCCCTCCAGACCTTCTCCGCTCTCCAGTGTGCAGGTCAGAGTGGAGCAGCAGCCTCGGCTCACACACGGACAGGTCGGAACGAAGAGGCCTCAGCTGGGACAAAGCTGGGACAGAGAGGAAGCTGGAAGTTCTCCCATCTGCTCAACAGGTGGCAGCACATACACTCCTAATGGCGCAGCAAAGACCATCAAGAGAGTGCAGATGTGTGCAGAACTCTCATTCCCCAACTACACAAGAGCTGCTCCTTATTACACCAGCCCACACAGCGGTTACATCACTTATTCCCATGATCCTCTCTGTTTTCGATTGTGA
- the ndrg1a gene encoding protein NDRG1a isoform X1: MADTIESKPLLELPGLIEAVQQLVIKEHDVETPYGRVHCTMKGVPKGDRPVLLTYHDIGLNHKTCWDTLFNHEDMSEIMQHFAVCHVDAPGQQEGANTFSTGYEYPSMDQLAETLPVVLKHFGLKSVIAMGVGAGAYILTRFALDYSNLVEGLMLININPCAEGWMDWAAHKISGWTHAEPDTIISHLFGKEEIHNNPDLIATYRHHIINDMNPFNLHLFVKSYESRRDLEIERPIPGSHVRTLKCPSLLVVGDSSPAVEAVVECNTKLDPTKATLLKMSDCGGMPQVDQPAKLTEAFKYFIQGMGYIPSASMTRLARSRTASGSSVTSFEGSRSRSHTHEGNRSRSHTNEGRNRSHTAGQPHTDSPMDGAANSNVDQGVPKSTEVSC; encoded by the exons ATGGCTGACACCATTGAGTCCAAACCTCTGCTGGAACTGCCG GGCCTGATTGAGGCTGTACAGCAGCTTGTTATCAAG GAACACGATGTGGAGACTCCTTATGGAAGAGTCCACTGTACAATGAAGGGGGTTCCCAAGGGGGACAGACCAGTCCTCCTCACCTATCATGACATTGGACTGAACC ACAAAACTTGCTGGGACACGCTCTTCAACCATGAAGACATGTCCGAGATCATGCAGCACTTTGCCGTGTGTCACGTTGATGCCCCCGGGCAACAAGAGGGAGCCAACACTTTTTCCACTGG ataTGAATACCCTTCTATGGACCAACTCGCTGAGACACTCCCAGTTGTGCTGAAGCACTTTGG GCTGAAGAGTGTTATTGCGATGGGCGTTGGTGCCGGGGCCTACATTCTGACCAGATTCGCT CTGGACTACTCCAACTTGGTAGAGGGTCTGATGCTCATCAACATCAACCCGTGTGCTGAAGGCTGGATGGACTGGGCTGCACACAAG ATCAGCGGCTGGACCCACGCTGAGCCTGACACCATCATCTCCCACCTCTTTGGAAAG GAGGAGATCCACAACAACCCGGACCTGATTGCAACATACCGCCACCACATCATAAATGACATGAACCCATTCAACCTGCATCTCTTTGTCAAGTCCTATGAAAG CCGAAGGGATCTGGAAATTGAGAGGCCGATTCCTGGAAGCCATGTCAGAACCCTCAA GTGCCCTTCTCTGCTGGTGGTTGGTGACAGCTCTCCTGCTGTGGAGGCTGTG GTTGAGTGCAACACCAAGCTGGACCCAACAAAGGCTACCCTGCTTAAG ATGTCTGACTGCGGTGGAATGCCCCAGGTTGACCAG CCAGCAAAACTGACAGAAGCTTTCAAGTACTTCATTCAGGGCATGGGATACA TACCATCTGCCAGCATGACCCGCCTGGCCCGCTCCCGCACCGCGTCCGGCTCCAGTGTCACGTCCTTCGAAGGCAGCCGCTCCCGCTCCCACACTCACGAGGGGAATCGCTCCCGCTCCCACACCAACGAGGGCCGCAACCGCAGCCACACGGCCGGCCAGCCCCACACGGACAGCCCCATGGACGGTGCGGCCAACAGCAACGTGGATCAGGGGGTCCCCAAGTCCACCGAAGTGTCCTGCTAA
- the ndrg1a gene encoding protein NDRG1a isoform X2 produces MVLEDSDVEMIVDEIEISEHDVETPYGRVHCTMKGVPKGDRPVLLTYHDIGLNHKTCWDTLFNHEDMSEIMQHFAVCHVDAPGQQEGANTFSTGYEYPSMDQLAETLPVVLKHFGLKSVIAMGVGAGAYILTRFALDYSNLVEGLMLININPCAEGWMDWAAHKISGWTHAEPDTIISHLFGKEEIHNNPDLIATYRHHIINDMNPFNLHLFVKSYESRRDLEIERPIPGSHVRTLKCPSLLVVGDSSPAVEAVVECNTKLDPTKATLLKMSDCGGMPQVDQPAKLTEAFKYFIQGMGYIPSASMTRLARSRTASGSSVTSFEGSRSRSHTHEGNRSRSHTNEGRNRSHTAGQPHTDSPMDGAANSNVDQGVPKSTEVSC; encoded by the exons ATGGTTTTGGAGGATTCCGATGTGGAAATGATTGTGGATGAGATTGAAATCAGT GAACACGATGTGGAGACTCCTTATGGAAGAGTCCACTGTACAATGAAGGGGGTTCCCAAGGGGGACAGACCAGTCCTCCTCACCTATCATGACATTGGACTGAACC ACAAAACTTGCTGGGACACGCTCTTCAACCATGAAGACATGTCCGAGATCATGCAGCACTTTGCCGTGTGTCACGTTGATGCCCCCGGGCAACAAGAGGGAGCCAACACTTTTTCCACTGG ataTGAATACCCTTCTATGGACCAACTCGCTGAGACACTCCCAGTTGTGCTGAAGCACTTTGG GCTGAAGAGTGTTATTGCGATGGGCGTTGGTGCCGGGGCCTACATTCTGACCAGATTCGCT CTGGACTACTCCAACTTGGTAGAGGGTCTGATGCTCATCAACATCAACCCGTGTGCTGAAGGCTGGATGGACTGGGCTGCACACAAG ATCAGCGGCTGGACCCACGCTGAGCCTGACACCATCATCTCCCACCTCTTTGGAAAG GAGGAGATCCACAACAACCCGGACCTGATTGCAACATACCGCCACCACATCATAAATGACATGAACCCATTCAACCTGCATCTCTTTGTCAAGTCCTATGAAAG CCGAAGGGATCTGGAAATTGAGAGGCCGATTCCTGGAAGCCATGTCAGAACCCTCAA GTGCCCTTCTCTGCTGGTGGTTGGTGACAGCTCTCCTGCTGTGGAGGCTGTG GTTGAGTGCAACACCAAGCTGGACCCAACAAAGGCTACCCTGCTTAAG ATGTCTGACTGCGGTGGAATGCCCCAGGTTGACCAG CCAGCAAAACTGACAGAAGCTTTCAAGTACTTCATTCAGGGCATGGGATACA TACCATCTGCCAGCATGACCCGCCTGGCCCGCTCCCGCACCGCGTCCGGCTCCAGTGTCACGTCCTTCGAAGGCAGCCGCTCCCGCTCCCACACTCACGAGGGGAATCGCTCCCGCTCCCACACCAACGAGGGCCGCAACCGCAGCCACACGGCCGGCCAGCCCCACACGGACAGCCCCATGGACGGTGCGGCCAACAGCAACGTGGATCAGGGGGTCCCCAAGTCCACCGAAGTGTCCTGCTAA